A DNA window from Chitinibacter fontanus contains the following coding sequences:
- a CDS encoding flagellin, which yields MSAKNLGLDDVDLVRLPTLAIAHADEALDYINGERAKAGSVMSRLDSAIKNVSNMVENTSAAKSRIMDADYAQETAALTRQQILQQAGSAMLAQANAMPQLALSLLRG from the coding sequence ATGAGTGCCAAAAATTTGGGGCTGGATGATGTTGATTTAGTGCGCTTGCCCACTTTGGCGATTGCGCATGCTGATGAGGCTTTGGATTACATCAATGGCGAGCGGGCAAAAGCCGGCTCAGTGATGTCCCGTTTGGATTCTGCGATTAAAAACGTTAGTAATATGGTTGAAAATACCAGTGCGGCTAAGTCACGGATTATGGATGCCGATTACGCGCAAGAAACCGCAGCGTTAACGCGGCAGCAGATTTTACAGCAAGCCGGATCAGCTATGCTTGCGCAGGCCAATGCCATGCCACAGTTGGCTTTGTCATTGTTACGCGGCTAA